One window from the genome of Ignavibacteria bacterium encodes:
- a CDS encoding beta-lactamase family protein, translating to MFVRGHKKLPKCSPVRILLLSLVIMLSICGCSESKDQQQIPDAGSKPDSILSSTGEPKSSEQFDSALVEALSKLVDSASFSGVVTVTSKDGKVFSRSYGYSNFGEGIRNSDSTFFQIASLTKIFTAIGVYDLAKKGKLKYTDPLTKHLKSRLPYNNVQIKHLLNHTSGIPDYFSLAEKYFKGAAGPNNREIFGLYSTNSVKLKFTPGSNFEYSNINYIILSSIIEDVSGISFERYLRDSISFIPDRAPVYSKNELKDSAKQVALAYASTGKKYQIVSAGATRILDNRKGSGGLYFRAGQLHQWLCRLFFKNGYYSGILLDVGLNKSLDSRNYIFGFYKGKIAGNEYLYCYGKNPGMNSFCAYLPKQEIIITISGNHEFNSQNTGEKFVSTIISAKKKQ from the coding sequence ATGTTCGTTAGAGGACATAAGAAGTTACCGAAGTGCAGTCCGGTAAGAATTCTGCTACTTTCACTGGTAATAATGTTATCGATTTGCGGTTGTTCTGAAAGCAAGGATCAGCAACAAATTCCTGATGCCGGTTCAAAGCCTGACAGCATACTCTCATCAACCGGAGAACCCAAATCATCGGAGCAATTTGATTCAGCGCTTGTTGAAGCTCTCTCGAAACTGGTGGATTCAGCTTCATTTTCAGGTGTGGTTACAGTCACTTCGAAAGACGGGAAGGTTTTCAGCCGTTCCTATGGTTACTCAAACTTTGGAGAGGGGATCAGGAACAGTGATTCAACCTTTTTCCAAATCGCTTCCCTGACAAAAATATTCACAGCAATTGGTGTGTATGACCTCGCCAAAAAAGGGAAACTGAAATATACCGATCCCCTCACAAAGCATTTGAAGTCAAGACTGCCGTACAACAATGTTCAAATAAAGCACCTTTTGAATCACACCAGTGGAATACCCGATTATTTTAGTCTCGCAGAAAAGTATTTTAAGGGTGCGGCGGGACCAAACAATCGTGAGATTTTTGGATTATACTCGACCAACTCCGTGAAATTAAAATTCACTCCGGGAAGCAATTTTGAATACTCAAACATCAATTATATTATCCTTTCTTCAATAATTGAGGATGTCTCGGGTATTTCTTTTGAGCGATATCTTCGGGATTCAATTTCTTTTATTCCCGATCGTGCACCTGTCTATTCTAAAAATGAATTGAAAGATTCTGCCAAACAGGTGGCTCTTGCTTATGCTTCAACCGGAAAGAAATATCAAATAGTCTCGGCCGGTGCAACAAGGATTCTCGACAACAGGAAGGGATCGGGTGGATTGTATTTCAGAGCCGGACAACTTCATCAGTGGCTATGCCGTCTTTTCTTCAAAAACGGCTATTATTCAGGGATATTGCTCGATGTCGGGCTGAATAAATCGCTGGATTCAAGAAACTACATTTTTGGATTTTACAAAGGAAAGATTGCCGGAAATGAGTATTTATACTGTTACGGAAAAAATCCGGGGATGAACTCTTTTTGCGCATATCTGCCAAAACAGGAAATTATAATAACAATATCAGGCAATCATGAATTTAACAGCCAAAATACAGGTGAAAAATTTGTTTCAACGATTATTTCAGCAAAGAAGAAACAGTAA
- a CDS encoding YARHG domain-containing protein: protein MSQSGQTPVRKKKNNQMQMMGILIAIIVVLTATVLIIVLSNSPNQNKPGTENQSAGDTPGSKSGTQTPETVYVEKTDKKNGDGDTYTGTLPGKYPEVSLRELTFDDIRGKHVWEVILMRNEVYARYGYKFKLSWELKDHFNSQPWYTPRYDNVDQMLTPLEKKNVNFLVLHTPKYDINNIKGSNTYVR from the coding sequence ATGTCACAATCAGGTCAAACACCGGTTCGAAAGAAAAAAAACAACCAGATGCAGATGATGGGTATTCTCATCGCAATCATAGTTGTGTTGACAGCAACAGTGCTCATAATCGTGTTGAGCAACTCACCCAATCAAAATAAACCGGGCACGGAAAATCAGTCAGCCGGGGATACACCAGGCAGTAAATCAGGAACTCAGACACCCGAAACAGTCTATGTTGAAAAAACGGACAAGAAGAATGGAGACGGGGATACTTATACCGGTACTCTGCCCGGTAAATACCCTGAAGTAAGTTTAAGAGAATTGACATTTGATGATATCAGAGGGAAGCATGTTTGGGAAGTGATATTAATGAGAAATGAAGTGTATGCACGATACGGTTACAAATTTAAATTGAGCTGGGAGTTGAAAGATCATTTCAACTCACAGCCATGGTACACACCAAGATATGATAATGTGGATCAGATGCTTACCCCCCTTGAAAAGAAGAATGTCAATTTTCTCGTTCTTCATACACCGAAATATGACATCAACAATATAAAGGGCAGCAACACTTATGTTCGTTAG
- the thrC gene encoding threonine synthase, whose protein sequence is MRYISTRNPQTQYKFRDALYLGMAPDGGLFLPESIPHLLEEPDELKELSLTELAHHFLNPFVTGIGEREFTRIVERTFNFDIEIKHVSDRIWAAELFHGPTLAFKDFGARFLANVMSYFLHEEGKRCKILVATSGDTGSAVANGFLGMDCVDVVLLYPSGKVSWSQEQQLTTLGKNVTALEVQGNFDDCQRLVKQAFADEELRSRVNLSSANSISIARLLPQAVYYIYTYLNLFEKLDNINFVVPSGNLGNITAGLMTKFAGLPVKKFYAALNNNDVFAKYLETGEFVPQPTIQTLSNAMDVGNPSNLERITSLYHGDLTAMRRDISAKSYSNDETFSMIGATWNECGYLADPHTSVGLLYARDLGVKLPKDNFVVMSTAHPAKFYGDVSSATGINFDIPERLEVCLKKTKESVLMGTEYDEFKEILLK, encoded by the coding sequence ATGAGATATATCAGTACCCGAAATCCGCAAACTCAATATAAATTCAGGGATGCACTCTATCTTGGGATGGCTCCGGACGGCGGGCTTTTCCTCCCTGAGAGTATTCCGCATCTTCTTGAAGAACCGGACGAATTAAAAGAACTTTCGCTGACGGAACTTGCTCACCATTTCCTGAATCCGTTTGTTACAGGGATAGGGGAGAGGGAGTTTACGCGTATTGTTGAGCGGACATTCAATTTCGATATTGAAATAAAACATGTCAGCGACAGAATTTGGGCTGCGGAACTGTTCCATGGACCCACACTCGCTTTTAAGGATTTTGGTGCGAGATTCCTTGCAAATGTGATGTCGTATTTCCTTCACGAAGAGGGGAAAAGATGCAAGATTCTTGTCGCCACTTCGGGTGATACCGGAAGTGCAGTTGCCAATGGTTTTCTTGGAATGGACTGTGTTGATGTGGTGCTTTTGTATCCTTCGGGAAAGGTAAGTTGGTCTCAGGAACAGCAACTCACTACTCTCGGGAAGAATGTTACCGCTTTGGAAGTTCAGGGAAATTTTGATGACTGCCAACGACTGGTAAAACAGGCATTTGCTGATGAGGAGTTGAGGAGCAGGGTAAATCTGTCATCTGCAAACTCCATCAGTATTGCAAGATTGTTGCCTCAGGCTGTTTACTATATTTATACATATCTCAATTTGTTTGAAAAACTTGATAACATTAATTTTGTTGTGCCGAGCGGGAATCTTGGTAACATCACCGCCGGTCTGATGACGAAATTCGCCGGTCTGCCCGTGAAGAAATTTTACGCTGCCCTGAACAACAATGATGTTTTTGCAAAGTATCTTGAGACGGGAGAGTTTGTTCCACAGCCGACAATTCAGACCCTGTCGAATGCCATGGATGTGGGAAACCCCAGCAATCTTGAAAGAATAACTTCGCTTTACCACGGTGATCTGACTGCAATGCGAAGAGACATTTCCGCAAAGAGTTATTCAAATGATGAGACATTCTCCATGATCGGGGCAACCTGGAACGAGTGCGGGTATCTGGCAGACCCCCATACCAGCGTGGGGTTGCTTTATGCAAGAGATCTGGGAGTTAAATTACCCAAAGATAATTTTGTTGTGATGTCCACTGCTCACCCTGCAAAATTTTATGGCGATGTCAGTAGTGCAACCGGTATCAATTTTGATATTCCCGAAAGACTTGAAGTCTGTCTGAAAAAGACGAAAGAAAGTGTTTTAATGGGAACTGAATATGATGAGTTTAAGGAGATATTGCTGAAGTAA
- a CDS encoding homoserine kinase, translating to MTDSTSLRLVRKFARAFAPATVSNVGPGFDLIGFPVFGIGDEVEVKPNGKDVSRIISIVGNASLSMVLEENTAGMAIKSFLAENAPGEGVDITLFKNMPIGSGMGSSAASAAAGVAAANALLETPLPAEKLIKYALDGEMVASGTRHGDNIIPCITGGFILITDTEKFEFIKIDPPAGLVVLLIHPHVEIKTSHARSILPEMMPAKNAIKQTSAAMMLVTGLLKSDYGLISAASKDFIAEPYRAGMIPGYHDLKREILANGACAFNISGSGPTSFAFFDDEIKAEKLRPVITDYYEKLKIEVDIFISKVNNNGVKVLEVR from the coding sequence ATGACAGATTCGACTTCTCTTAGGCTGGTCAGGAAATTTGCGAGGGCATTTGCACCAGCAACTGTGTCAAATGTAGGTCCCGGATTCGACCTGATAGGATTTCCTGTTTTTGGAATTGGAGATGAAGTTGAAGTGAAACCGAACGGAAAAGATGTCTCCCGGATAATTTCCATAGTTGGAAACGCCAGCCTTAGTATGGTACTTGAAGAAAATACCGCTGGTATGGCGATAAAAAGTTTTCTTGCTGAAAATGCACCCGGTGAAGGAGTGGACATCACTCTATTTAAGAACATGCCAATCGGAAGCGGGATGGGATCGAGTGCCGCGAGTGCTGCCGCGGGAGTTGCTGCTGCAAATGCGTTGCTGGAGACACCACTTCCTGCTGAAAAACTGATAAAATATGCTCTTGATGGTGAAATGGTTGCTTCGGGGACGCGACATGGTGACAATATAATTCCGTGCATCACAGGTGGATTCATTTTAATTACCGATACGGAGAAATTTGAATTTATTAAAATTGACCCTCCTGCCGGGCTTGTGGTATTGCTGATCCATCCGCATGTTGAGATTAAAACCAGTCATGCAAGGTCGATTCTTCCTGAAATGATGCCGGCAAAAAATGCGATTAAGCAGACATCTGCGGCTATGATGCTTGTTACAGGGCTATTAAAAAGTGATTATGGACTTATATCTGCGGCTTCGAAGGATTTTATTGCTGAACCGTACAGAGCGGGGATGATACCCGGTTATCATGACTTGAAGCGGGAAATTTTGGCAAATGGTGCGTGTGCCTTCAATATTTCGGGATCAGGTCCCACTTCGTTTGCATTTTTTGATGATGAGATCAAGGCTGAAAAATTAAGGCCGGTGATCACAGATTATTATGAAAAACTTAAAATTGAGGTGGATATTTTCATCTCAAAAGTAAATAACAATGGCGTCAAAGTTTTGGAGGTTCGATGA